The sequence GAGTTCCAACTTCTCCTCCAGTATGGAAACGGACGGTAAGACTTCAAAAAATAATGTATGTTCACTTTCAAgttgaaattacatttttttgctcAATTGTCAATGCTTAACACAGGACTGCAAATAAACCGGACTGCCCTATTTGTAACAAGTTTAGTCTAGTCAGATTAGACAAACATCTGGCCGAATTCCATGGATTGCAAAAACACGTAAGTAAACAGTCTGCATTGTTTTTATGaaagctttttgtttgcttaaaTTGAATTGATACAATTTCATGATAACAGGAACGAGAAACTCTTGTGAAAGAAGCTAAGAGAGTGACAATAAGAAGACAGATCATGGAACTTCAGAGATCAGAGCCAAAGGAGCCCTTGGTGTCCTCACTTGGTGATGGTAAAGCCTATCACTTTTGTTAgccaataaatacaaaatgtatcTACAGACAATTCTGATTGTAAAAGtggctatataaataaaattgaattgaattgaattgaattgaaccaAATTTTGACAAACCCAAAAATGCCTAACCCTTATTTATCGAATCCATATTGTCAAAGACTGGGGACctattgatgatgatgagatgatTGACTTCGGTGAAGCATCGTTTCATGATGAGGACTCAGGCGGTACTGCCCAGACAACCTCCACTCCCCTTGTTGGTGATCATAGTCCTCAGGAGGAGCCTCTTGCTGTCACAAGTCATTCCGGCACTCTTCTTGTACCTCCACCAAGTCCATGTAGCACAGAAACAACTGACAGTCAACTTCATGCCTCTTGTTGTGACTCACAAACCAATATATCTCAGCAATCTGACTCTGTGAGATGTAGCTCAGATAATTCACCAGTGTCCCAGCCCTGCAGTGGCTGCAAGATCCTGGACTCCAAATTCGAAACCTTAGAAGCCGAGGTTGCAAAGCTGGCTGCAAAGGTGATGCCAACTGCTCCACAAATGGAAACCAAGACACCTTTCTTCTTCACCAAGGAGTCACTCCAGAAAGGGAAACATGCCCCAAGGTGCAGAATGCCTGAAACCTTGACAGGTAGGTTATTTGacttttgcttcttttctgGATTAAAACCTGAACTGGAAGATTGTAAGTGCTTTTGTTACCACAGGGAGAATTCTTCTGGATTTTGAAAAGCTTGCCTTGGGGTCAAAGACTGggagaaaagataaagaaaatgcACACCATGCAAGCAGTGTTGCACAGCGCTTCTGTCAGTACATGATGATTGGCTCTGTCGTGAGTGGAACGACTGAGGATCTTCTTTATCTGAACCAAATTCAGAAGATACAAAAGTAAGTCAGGCATTTGATAAAAATCATCTTTAGGTACTCTACTGAAACCTAGTATCTTGAAATGTATTTCATGTTCTCTCTCTTACTTCCCTTGAAGGTGGCCAGTTTATCTGAAGCAGAAAGGCTATGTAGCTACATCAATAAGGAACATGCTTGGCATTGCTATACAGTTTCTTATCCACATTAATACCAGATTCTTGGGAGTCAGCGGGTTAAAGAAAAAGCACTTGGCTAACATGCTATACGAACTAAGACAAAcccaaaatgaactgaaagaggaAGTCATTGTCCATCAGCACAAAATAAGGAGCTGCAAAACAGGTAAGTGATTCAGTTCTTTTTGCCTTGATTTGCCCTTGaagttccatccatccatccattttcttctgctttatcCTGGACCTAGTCGAGGGGGCAGCAGCCTGAGCAGACTTCCCTCTCCTTGGACAGCTCTTCTGATTGGGCCCGAAGGCATTTCTAGGCCcgctgagtgacatagtccctccagtgtATCCTGGGTCTTTctcggggcctcctcctggtgggGCATGCCCAGAACACCTCCCCAGCGAGGTGTCCAGGaggcatccgaaacagatgcccaagccacctcaactggctcctcttgatGTGGAGGAATAGCAGCACTACTCCGAGCTCCTGCCGGGTGACAGGGCTCTTCACCCTATCTCGAAGGGAGTGTCCCGCCACCCTGCGTAGGAAGCTTACTTCGGCTTCTTGGCCATAGATGAGGATAGGAAAGTAAATTGACAATTAACTCAAGACCGTCATGCAGTGTTGCAGAGACGTGTTAACCAAGACCGCTCCACAACATCCAAAGACTTAAGGTTGAACACTCCTCTGACAGAGGGTTCCACCTGGctttcccagcagaccctcacgGTAtgtttgggtctgccaagtctgtcaGGCTCCCTCCTCCCCAGGGAATCCAACTCACTACCTGGATATGACTGGTTGACAGCTCAgtccctctcttcacccgagtgtccaaggCACATGTGTGGCTGAGCCCACAACAGCTCAGCCACCTCATACCATGGGAGATTCCAGAATAAAAGAGAGTGCAGCCTCTCTCAAcgagttgggttccagagcccaggctgtgcgtggaagtgagtCCGACTATCTCTAGCCCGTACCGCTGAATTTTCCGCACTGACTCAGGCTCTTTTTTGTCCAGTtaggtgacattccatgtctTCATAGCCAGAGTTTTGTCCAGGGTAGGGGTTGCCGGAGCCCCCTGCCCACAATTGTCATCCAAGGCACACTGCACCGGCCCCTTTTGAACCCTGAACCCTCCTGTCATAGTGGGGCCTATACATGCCCTTGATGCTATACCACTAATTAGAAGCTTTTGAGCTGCTCTTAGTCAGACCTGTCACCTAAGACCTGATTGCCTTTAGAGACCCTACTAGGGAGACAACATAACCTCTAGGATCATTCGGGTGCTCAAATTCCATTATGTTAAGGTGGTGGTTCAAGAAGGGGTTGCCCTGAAAGTTGTTAATGAAATTTGCATAGTGATTTCTTTATATGTCTTCATGTTCACAGAAAAGCAAGTCAGCCCATCTGATGAGAATTGTTTTCTAGTGGCTGCCAAAAAGAGAATTCCTGAATTGTTAGGTAAGTAATTGCGCTTTTGCAATTTGGAAGTCAATTTTTGTTGTTCCTTTAGATGGAAATTTGGAAGCTCATTCCAGATTTTGGGTCTCTTTTTACATCGTTGCAGAAAGCCTAAAAAACAATGGACAATCAGAGAGGGATCATGAGACGGTAATGGGCTACCTCTTGGGCTACCTGTGCATCCTGACAGGACATAGTGCTTCTGTCATAACAAGCATGACCAGAGAAAATGCCTTGAAACCAGCACGTTCAGAACTGGGGATCCATATCACAGTGAGTTGTTTTGGATTAAGGATGaaaatgtataatgtaaaaCAGACCAATATTAATGTTCTGAATCATTGTCCCCAGGTTGATGGGCACACTCACAGACACGCATCCTTGTTTCTGACCAGAAACGAGTATTTCTGGCTATACCAACTGATAGAGATCCTTTGCGTCAGCGAAAGATGCAGTAAAGGCAGTTATGTCTTTGTGACCTACAAAGGGAAACAAATTGAGAAATCTGTCCAGGTCCTTAAAATAGCCTGGAGAGATGCTGGCCTGGAAGGGAATGTCACCTTCAGAGAACTACAGAGCTGTCTGGCCACACAAGTAAGCTAGTATGAATTTGTAAGCAACATGATTTGAAAGTAAAAAGTGGTGAGATAGAATtatacattttgtctttttccaggCCAGCCGATACCTCACTCttgaagaaaataacagagTGGCTAAGTCTATGTGGCATGACTCGGATGCTGCTGAGAGTCTCTCTGACACAGAGGACGGCTTCAATGCCAGGCAGCTGAGAATGAAAGCCATTAGTATGGCTGAGGAAGATGTGGAAGAAAATGACTCCACTGAAGAGGAAACTGATGATGAGGACCTACTTGTACTCAGTGAGACTGAGCACAGGTCAACATTGCCTTCCAAGAAGTCAGAGACTAGTAGGGAAGTCATTAAGGAGGTCCACTCAAATATGTCTGTCCAGTTCAAAACAGAAAGTTCAGAtagtgatgatgaggatgaaaatGTGCCACTTTCTgaactgagagaaaaaacaaagaggaagtcaaatttcacagtgaaatcTCCCTCTAAATGTTTTGTCAGTTCAACAGCGCTACCTGACACTATTATTGACTCGTATCTTAAGTCGCTGAACTTGGTCAGGGTGAGCCCattgagacagaaaaagacatcCCACACCAAAATGTGTGATGGGGTTCAGGAGGATGTGCCCCTGGTAGAGGTAGGTCAGAGCCAAGACTCTGAGATTCCCCCAGAGGATACACCCCTGAAAGAGGCACCTGCCAAACAATTGCCATCACACTGTGTGGTCCAAAATACTGAACAGGATAAGCCCACACGTGTTTATCAGCAGTTGCTCCCTGTTGATGATCCTGATGAAATTCAGGTGGTGGCAGAGACCCAAATGAGTCAGTAAGCTGAGCGAGTTTACTAATAGTTCAGTGAACAGGGAATTTTTTATCAAATGTTTAAAAGAGTAACGTTATAGCTAAATAAGTGCAATGATGGCTGGTGGCATGTGAGTAAATAATTCTTTAAAAACAGTCAGCGGGTGGAGACTGACAATGTATTTTGTATTCGTtgaatgcatttctttatttctattttcttttcttttaaataaccAGCCACATGTttgttgacaaagaaaaactgttcataaaaaacactcattaaaaaacagaaagggtTTGGTGAATTTTATTCTGCCTCTACTGCACTTAAACTGTTAGaaatactaaaactaaactaatacgcgctgctttgctgagcacagctgtcttgggacggtctgtctgtgttgcactgttccagagaaatgtgccattaaaaacttagaaatatatgccatagctgtgaatgttgactCTTCCGCCTTTAGGTCTACGAGGTTCCAAAATCATGCTTAATagatgtcaaaatggaaatttccatatttacatctatgaccattcaagctcttccacatttGTATCTATTAGACGTGAACTTGGAAGCCATAGATGtaaatttggaaatttccatttttgtgtctattAGATGCGAATTTGGAAGCcatagatgtgaatgtggaaatttccatttttgtatctACTAGACACCAATTTGGAAGCCcacagatgtacatgtggaATTTCCATGTCCTTATCTGTATACCCATTTATGACTATACAGGCGACCTTGGAGAGTTTGGGGCCTTTCTTGGAGCCCTTCCTGGGGggccacaggcacaaaaattgACTCAGGCCATCGGGGGGATGCCTGCTCTCGGTCTGAGGTGGTTGCAGGTCTCTAACACATTGTATGGCTGAGCAGGCACCCAAAACCCTGCCCGAAAAAcctcaagtcattttcattggtgACCTCTTGACCCCTGGAATTTTAATGGCCATAACTTGGGAACGCAATGGGCTAGAGACATAGGTCCAACTGCGTCTGAAAGCTCTCAAAGGGTCCTACCACATATGTCAGAGCCGGATCTGCACATCCTTGCTTTGGGTCACTTCACTAAAGAGACCTAAAATTGGCAAAGGGCATGAGGAGGCATAGAGACCAACACCCTCTTGAATTTTGGACCTAGGGTTGGCATCTTGCCCATTTTGGGGAGTACAGTCTCAACGGAGGGGTTTACggaaaggtctcggtgcccCGAGTACGGGCGTGGTGGAACGGACGCTCGGGTTCCTTCACGCCcacagttagggggcgccaaagttgaaaaatttccacctcgttaagtgtcatatgtcagcaaaggaaagtcccagacgcacgctacagacatgtacggaaagtgcttaaagagatctatcacatatgtcagccccagacaggtggccatctcctggaccaaacttgccaggggaagccgccacagactaggcgagcacagcccccgaaacggcgcggaaggcttatccagttcctgtgggcgccgtaccattagcgccacGTTTGTGCCAAAAGCTTGCCCAAATACCCCACCGGGCACAT comes from Scatophagus argus isolate fScaArg1 chromosome 5, fScaArg1.pri, whole genome shotgun sequence and encodes:
- the LOC124059985 gene encoding uncharacterized protein LOC124059985 encodes the protein MWHDSDAAESLSDTEDGFNARQLRMKAISMAEEDVEENDSTEEETDDEDLLVLSETEHRSTLPSKKSETSREVIKEVHSNMSVQFKTESSDSDDEDENVPLSELREKTKRKSNFTVKSPSKCFVSSTALPDTIIDSYLKSLNLVRVSPLRQKKTSHTKMCDGVQEDVPLVEVGQSQDSEIPPEDTPLKEAPAKQLPSHCVVQNTEQDKPTRVYQQLLPVDDPDEIQVVAETQMSQ